The following proteins are encoded in a genomic region of Streptomyces collinus Tu 365:
- a CDS encoding GNAT family N-acetyltransferase, producing the protein MTVIVRDLDPDVPADTEGYARVRQLALPYILFTADSVRHLATRGHPDAHLRTLVAVEDGEVIGAAGASLAHDAAEPGQGLLTVYVRPDRVGRGAGRLLARVGEEHLATVGATRLYTWVLDEPADRAFAERHGYTEGRPAHFLRLDLAHRALPPLPEVPPGVELRTAADFAGDPRPVFELEAETVSDEPGMVPVRLTDYAAWLAETWRHPLLDHDLTVLVVVDGRPVALSMACTDGATRYSTSMTGTARPHRGRGLAKLAKIHSLYRARAAGITEAFTGNDAGNDPMIAINKWLGYEICATEVRHVRELG; encoded by the coding sequence ATGACCGTGATCGTGCGTGATCTCGACCCCGACGTCCCGGCCGACACCGAGGGCTACGCCCGGGTCCGGCAACTCGCCCTGCCCTACATCCTGTTCACGGCCGACTCGGTGCGTCACCTCGCGACCCGCGGCCATCCGGACGCCCACCTCCGCACGCTCGTCGCGGTCGAGGACGGCGAGGTGATCGGCGCGGCCGGGGCGTCCCTGGCGCACGACGCCGCGGAGCCGGGCCAGGGGCTCCTGACCGTCTACGTGCGCCCGGACCGGGTCGGCCGGGGGGCCGGCCGGCTGCTGGCCCGGGTGGGCGAGGAGCACCTCGCCACCGTCGGGGCGACGCGGCTGTACACCTGGGTCCTCGACGAGCCCGCCGACCGCGCCTTCGCCGAGCGGCACGGCTACACGGAGGGCCGCCCCGCGCACTTCCTCCGCCTCGACCTGGCGCACCGCGCACTGCCGCCGCTCCCGGAGGTCCCGCCGGGCGTCGAACTGCGCACGGCCGCCGACTTCGCCGGCGATCCGCGTCCGGTGTTCGAGCTGGAGGCGGAGACGGTGTCGGACGAGCCCGGCATGGTGCCCGTGCGGCTGACGGACTACGCGGCCTGGCTGGCGGAGACCTGGCGGCATCCGCTGCTGGACCACGACCTGACCGTGCTGGTGGTCGTCGACGGCCGTCCCGTCGCGCTCAGCATGGCCTGCACCGACGGCGCCACCCGCTACTCCACGTCGATGACCGGCACCGCCCGGCCGCACCGCGGCCGCGGCCTGGCCAAGCTGGCCAAGATCCACTCCCTGTACCGGGCCCGTGCCGCCGGGATCACCGAGGCCTTCACGGGCAACGACGCCGGGAACGACCCCATGATCGCGATCAACAAGTGGCTCGGGTACGAGATCTGCGCCACGGAGGTGCGCCATGTCCGCGAACTCGGCTGA
- a CDS encoding DUF402 domain-containing protein: MSANSAEPAARVEVVLVKGGRTKIRYAAELLRDDGVHVLVRAPWAGEGVRDFGFVRFEPGDVFFEHYWRDRWYSVKEVRAGDGTVKGWYCDIARPAALSGGRLVVEDLDLDLWRSADGADVRRLDEDEFAESGLAEADPRAAAAAVAALDQLEALAREGGFEDLLA; encoded by the coding sequence ATGTCCGCGAACTCGGCTGAACCGGCGGCCCGGGTGGAGGTCGTGCTGGTCAAGGGCGGCCGTACGAAGATCCGTTACGCGGCGGAGCTGCTGCGCGACGACGGCGTCCACGTCCTCGTCCGCGCTCCGTGGGCGGGTGAGGGCGTGCGCGACTTCGGCTTCGTGCGCTTCGAGCCGGGCGACGTGTTCTTCGAGCACTACTGGCGGGACCGCTGGTACTCGGTGAAGGAGGTCCGGGCCGGGGACGGCACCGTCAAGGGCTGGTACTGCGACATCGCCCGTCCGGCCGCCCTGTCCGGCGGCCGGCTGGTGGTGGAGGACCTCGACCTGGACCTGTGGCGGTCCGCCGACGGCGCGGACGTGCGGCGGCTGGACGAGGACGAGTTCGCCGAGAGCGGGCTCGCCGAGGCCGACCCCCGGGCCGCGGCGGCCGCCGTGGCGGCCCTGGACCAGCTGGAGGCGCTGGCCCGCGAGGGCGGCTTCGAGGACCTGTTGGCCTGA
- a CDS encoding GntR family transcriptional regulator, translating to MSLKIRIDDSAPPYEQVRAQISEQARSGVLPVGYRLPTVRGLAESLGLAVNTVAKAYRALEGDGVIETRGRNGTFVAAAGSAAEREAALAAQAYVERVRRLGLGEPEALAAVRDALRAAYEAH from the coding sequence GTGAGCCTGAAGATCCGTATCGATGACAGCGCGCCCCCGTACGAGCAGGTGCGGGCGCAGATCTCCGAGCAGGCGCGGTCCGGCGTGCTGCCGGTGGGCTACCGGCTGCCGACCGTGCGGGGGCTGGCGGAGTCGCTGGGGCTCGCGGTGAACACGGTGGCCAAGGCGTACCGCGCCCTGGAGGGCGACGGGGTGATCGAGACCCGCGGGCGCAACGGGACGTTCGTGGCCGCCGCCGGCTCGGCCGCCGAGCGCGAGGCCGCGCTGGCCGCCCAGGCGTACGTGGAACGGGTGCGGCGGCTCGGCCTCGGCGAGCCGGAGGCCCTGGCCGCGGTACGGGACGCCCTGCGGGCGGCCTACGAAGCCCACTGA